The sequence below is a genomic window from Oreochromis niloticus isolate F11D_XX linkage group LG3, O_niloticus_UMD_NMBU, whole genome shotgun sequence.
TGGTTGGGGTTGAGGAGAGGAAGACAGACAaggaaacacagacacatgaaCCCTGAAGGACTTGTTTggtctttattttaaatgttttcttcacagcaaaacaaaactgtgaaaGTAATGTTTTTGCGAAAAAAAAGTTAAGTAGCATTTTGGGTTGTGAataatagatttttttctttttattttttcttgcaaTATTAAACTTAAAgctgtttgatttttcttttttctaactAATCAAGATTTGGTACTTATTCTTTTATTAAATTTGACCATAGGCTGATTAAGCTTCTTCATGGCTCCATAGCTGAAAGCTAGCAACATGAACTTATGATATCTGTGTGGGAGTGTGTTAGTGTTGAGTTTAGACTCATAATGATATTTCAGCAAAACCTCCTGTGGTTCATGAGTGCTTGGGATCCATGACCTCACTGGTCTAATCTGActctaaaaaaatgtaaatcttTCAAGTTCATGAAATGTTGACCTTTTACTTACAGCTCATTGGTTTAAATTGTTGCTGTAACACCTGCTTCTTGCTGCTCTAATTCTCCTGGTTTGCTTGTTGGATGTTTGTCCTTATTGACACCATCCTCCGATTCACCTGAGCCCGAAAACTCTTACAGAGGAAAAAGTAAACAAGAGGGTCCAGACAGACGTTGAAAACTGACACCATGGTGGCCGCCTCCATCAGGTAGTACAACACTGGTTCCACAGAGCAGGTgttcaacagaaaaacaaatggcACTCGAACCAGGTGATAGGggacaaaacaaacacagaagatgCTGACCAGCACCAACATGTTCCTGCGAGACTTCACCAGCTTCTCAGAGGAGGCCAGCTGACTCTGCTGTGCCTGGAACACCCTGCGGGAAATGCTGTAGTAGAAGAAGACCAGGGATATGGAAACCAACAGGAAGATGATGGTGCAGAGGGTGTGGATGATTTTAAACATCAGACTAACTGATGCACTAAAGAGGAGCCCACAGTGGTTGGGGATAGAGGTCAGAGGTTTCTGGGTGATGAAAAACAGGATGGTGTAAGGAACTGATAGAGCCAGGAGACAAATCCACGTGACCATGGAGACAATGTTGGCAGCTCGTACTGACTGTAGGACATGAGTTCCTGAAGGTCGGACGATCTTCAGATACCTGAATAGAGAAGACAAAGGAGACAGTAGATAACTTCAGGAATCAGTCACAGTGGAGCCAAATCTGTCATTTTTGGTCAAACTTTTATATCAAATTACCGTAAGTTTTAACCATTGGCGCGATCAAAAAATTCCAACTGTTCCTGAAAGCATCaattctgtgttttttcagTGATATTAGGATCATTACAGTAATCCCAGACAGGGCACCACATCCAAATCTCAGcaagaaacacagaaaacaaaacagcaaactgcaaaaataaaccagtatttttttaaaaaaataatccaaaTGCCTGAATAAATGCCCGTTTTCTGTAGAACTCCGTCACACTCACTGTTTTCTCAACCAACCTTCATCTTCACGGGGGTGCTGCAACACAGTGCCTGAGATTACCATACTGAACCTAATATCACTGAgttgctgctttcaggaactgtTGGAATTCTTTCAGTTGAGCAAACGTTCAGGAGTTACAGGAATTACAAATGTAGAAAGGTTTGCACAGTTTGCTATGTTAAGCCAATTAGGTATTAGAAGAAATGTGGTagcagggaggttgttccatccttgcagaagtccactctgcaggtgggggagagacacaggagaggtggagaataaacctaacctgggtgtctgttgtcttgtgtagtctggagatgattgactgttggggtgggtatagtttcctctgcggtggggtggggtgggcttccccaggtcctgtggggcttagcggtgctgctgccattggccccggtctggatgggcctgggctcccttgccttggtgggtactagaggacgggggtgcctactggggtcagcgggggagctggccctaaggaggggcatcttgcccctcccttcttttcctcctcatccccggctgcctccctcttcccgctccaccacacccacccacacaggtagggctttggggtgcgggtgtgtcaccagggtgcaggggaggcattcccccccctctgtccccttctggccacctgtgcctcaattttatctcacaacttagacatccacattactcacactctcataacacacacacacatatatatatatatagggccttgagggtgaccacgttaacggcgtccagaggacggtctgtgtattcaaccctacctctggcgccgatgcccacctctcaattttaaatccatgtagacattgagggttctcgggaggggccgtgctaacacctgctgctctctggcagcagcaccatgccctcccttgttttaaatgcactttagaacaacacgcagcaacactacacatgagcgggaggagggaggtatggggtcttcacacacccccgttctctactagccatcggggcggggggctgggaggaggtgttggctgtccgattggcctccctgctgctgcggagcctggggcggtctgcttgcctccaccccgggggaaagggtcacatctcttgggtctggatgccgtttccccctctgggggcgagggtacgtggacccggggcatagagtatgtttggggagtatgattgtgtgtacatgtctatgtatgtctatccctacgttgggtgagtgctgagtgtttgtatatgtgtgcatgagggtgggaatggatgtttgtatctgtgtgtgcctgtatgtctgtgtctatatgtcaggtcgggtcttagactccacctccctgggaactcccaggcgctccaagtgtggaggcctatctcccctcatcacactccctgctggtaactgatgccctcaggggttggtgcattggtggttcttggtgtccggggctgggcgctcaggtatgcaccagctcactcccggtggctacttggcggggcctggtgcctgtcgctcagtcaggcctcttccggggcaaagggggctctcgggcctccggcctcggggcctgcaactcggttcactctggcacagctggctgctggcagagccggcgggcacgccagtgcagccccctctggcttctgctccgtggctactgggtgaccccctcgtctggggatctcctcagcccttccgaggagggtggcacggatgcccctccggtggtgctccttgggctctcgcactctggggcctctggatgtctggggcctggatctcctccatgcctgcttcatgccctgggggacggggctatgggcctccacaccctctagcagaccgttacatggggaaaccttttgtatacaagcgcactgatccacacaggtgtacacacgggtgttcactgttcgtagacataaactacacctttcttagctgctacttcaaagcacattgtgcgctgtctgtcctgcgtgcggcacaacaactttcaatatttagtatttactgctgttcacacttagctagattaacgtgatggtgttgtgtttagtatgttgctttgtttttgtttggttttttttttttgcttgtcttctctcctttttctctcaacaggtgatccaggagattttttttctttgtctttgtaagtgccctttctcactgtcccttttcccttctgtttttcttttccttcctctctttctttctccctttcctatcccccagtcatgtctgtcccatctgtaacaactgaaaataaaataaataataacaacaaaggttgatcaaatggaccaatacggcaatgccatgatgatccatttggcaaaataaatccatttggtatccttgttggtcttcagacaacaattctgacggctaaagaagcaaatgggacagacaaaaaaaacaaaaaagaagaagtgtgaTAGGAAGTCGCTTGCTCATGACTGAAGCAAGACATGGTTGTTCCTTCCAGTCTAAAGCCATCCACGGTATTAAATCCCTTTGAGTGGCAATATGATTAAGTTTCTTACTTGTGTTCAATTATCAGACAGGGTATATGATATTATTAAAGTGATTTGAACTGTATGATGTGTTTTATATGTCAATATAAAGACTTCCAATCCAACCTTGTGTTTATGTgacatttctgtattttgtatcattttagtttcacatttttttgCATTAAATCCTGTTCAAATACAACATGTGCCTGTTCCTTGGAGGAAGTGATGCAAGAGAGAGTTTAGCTGGCAGTAAATCTCAATAGAGGACACAGGGTCACATTGGGTGCGACAGTGCATACACATTCATAATTTAGTCAGGAACACAGGGTTAGTGGTCATCAACACTTTTTGTAGTCAATAGCAGTAAAGGCTCCTTACCTGTTGGCAGCTACataacacataaatatgatGCTGGCGTACATGTTGAGGAACAAGGCAGAAGCTCCAAAGCTGCAGTACAGCCGCATAACAATGACTGATGTGCCACCATAGTAGCTGATGCGCAGTGGCAGAGAGAGGCAGAGCAGGAAGTCAGCAGCTGTCAGGTTCTTCAGGTAGACCATCAAACTGCTTGATGCCTGCTGCTGAGCTCCACAACAGTAAAACTTCAGGATGAAGCCATTGAGGAGTAAACCCACCTGAACAGACACAGAGCATGGAGAACAGGAATTTAGCACATGCACAGAGATCCTTTGTGCACTGTTAGAAATTTGACAATCTGAAGATTTGAAACTTACCACAAACAACAGACTGTAGACCAGCATAAAGAAAGGGTTGACTGATGTGCCGACAAGATCACAGGTCTCGTTCAAGGGCGAAGTCATGTTTTTTGTGTCAACCATGTTCCTGAAGTTGAAAAATAAATCCTTTTCATTCAGATCCGTCTTTCAAAGTGTCTGGCTTGATAGAGTTTAGTGTTAATCAAAGACCAATGAGTCACTTCCTCATGTTGTTTTACAAAGAGATTGTAACATGGCATTGCTCCATAGTCTATATGATGATATCTGAATCTGAGCAAGATGTTAAGCTGTCACATAAAATGGACAAAGTTTCACACTGGTTCAGATCTTCATGCCTTACACTGAAAATCAAGGAAACATTTGTATTTTACATTAAGTCATATCCAAGTATTTTGATGgggaagaaataaagaaaacagtgaatgtttaatatttatgttttatcacagatgatgaaaaatatgaaaattttTGATGTGAAACTACGGTTATTTTTGAATGAAGTATCAAATGTTCAGTTTCAGATCCTAATTTTATGTCCGTAGCATTCACGTTTTTATAATACTGCATCTCAActgttaaaacattttgtaatctTTTCTCAGAACATATGAGCAGAGCTTTTAGTTCAACTGTTCAGATAACTGTACATGAAGTTTTTGGAAGAAACACCTGTGCCCACAGAGCAACTAGCAAGACTCGCCTGTATTTCTGCAGTTTTCAGTGAGCAGGGAAAGCTGCTCGAGTCGTTATGTCCTCTCAGTCAATATTCTTGCAGATCATGAAACACACAGTGATCACACATCTAACATGCAACCATTTCCTCTTAGTGTTTACTGCTTTGTATTCACAGGAAACAGACGCGTCTTTTTCTTATCAGTCACGTGTCTGCACTTTTTTCTTATAACTTATAGCAATAACTCTTCAACAACATGTAAAATTAATCGCATGCAATCTGGATGCAAGGCAGCAGCACAGAGCATTTCCACCTCCATGAAAATCTGTCTTTGATTTGAACTTTTGGGGGATGTGGATCTTTGATTTATCTATACTGCATATTTTTTCTAAAGGCTTGGGGATCAGTACTACATTCCTTCTTTGCTGCTCTTTGATGTTATCTTGAACTATTTCAGTCATCCTGCTCATCAGAACCAGCTGCATTAACACCTCCCTGTTGGTCTTCTTTTATAACATAGCCTTCTGCAGGATATTGCTGGTACAGAAAAAGCAGTATTTTCAGCCAGGTAAGTCCAATGAAGCCATTGTCATGGAGACCAGATAGGTAGCACAACTGCTGATCGATCGCGGAGTGGCTTCCTATTAGTGTTCATTCACTGAGTGGCGTTTCATCAGTCAAGGtgaaatcaaaattagaaataaattaaaaaaataccaaagaAAAGCGATCTGTTTCCTTTCATCACAGTCAGCGCTGTCTTAAAGCTCCTCACCTGCAAATTAATGTTCATCCAGCTTTCACAttgctgccatcttgtggccacaGTGGACCATTGTCAAAGATGCATTTATTTCAGTCTGGCTGGAGCTGGGCGAGCTGCGAGTGCAGCAGCATGTTTCTGATGGTTTGTATGTGTGTACTGTGAATAAACTGTTGCTGTGTGAGTGTAAACTGATGGAAGAGCAGCATGCGAGGTGCTGTGCTGCCTCAGCTTTCACTGCTGTGCTATGAGTTACTAACTTAGTATGAAAGCACAGTTAGAGGGCAGCAGCTCTCACCATCTCTGATTATAAAACAGGCAGGTTAAGCAGGTGCAGGCTCAGCAGCACTTTCAGATTGGCATCTATGAGAATGACTAAATGAGTGGGTGTTTAACCCACTCCACATTACTTTTtcattcaatgttttttttcttcatttcagtGTTGTCTAAGGGCTATGGTTCTGTATGTATGATTTTAACACTAAATATTTTGAACAGCATTTCGCCACATGAGAGAAAAGCTGCAGAAAATATGAcattttctttgaactgttaCTCTGAGCTTTCTTTGAGTTGTTTAGTTAAATTCGGAGGATTAAATATCTTATATACTCGCTTGCAtaacttttcttattttttttatgaccACTTATCCAACCAGGCTTTTGTTTTGCAATAGGAGAGGGGCAGGGATCACTCTGGGCAGGCTGTCAGTCTGGTAATAAAGTATGATTTCCAGACGTCATTGCAAAAGAGGATGTGACTGCAGGTCATACCATTGCTGTTACTATTCAGGGTATTACAGTGTTCTCATTTCCCATGAggtatttaaaaacaacaacaacaaaaaccccaaCTTGTTAGAAACTGTCAACAGTTTCCAGCAGCTCTGT
It includes:
- the LOC102080206 gene encoding P2Y purinoceptor 14-like, which translates into the protein MVTWICLLALSVPYTILFFITQKPLTSIPNHCGLLFSASVSLMFKIIHTLCTIIFLLVSISLVFFYYSISRRVFQAQQSQLASSEKLVKSRRNMLVLVSIFCVCFVPYHLVRVPFVFLLNTCSVEPVLYYLMEAATMVSVFNVCLDPLVYFFLCKSFRAQVNRRMVSIRTNIQQANQEN